The nucleotide sequence ATCTTAAAGAGACGTCATAACAGAAAATGATAAAGAATGGAGAGGCGTATTATACCTCTAAGTTTATTATCCATCCATTTGTTTCCCAAACCCTCCATACGACCATCTCTCCCTTTTCCGGTGTGTGTGTTGTGGATGATCACCAAAGGTGGCCACATGATCAGATCATCCTGATTTGCTTCTGCTTCATCAGCAGATAGATACCGATATGCCTTTGAGTTATCAGGAGGCTTTGAGTGATTCCAACCCATTAAGACACACAGAGCTTTGTGTAATCCCAAATGATCAGCACGTAAATCAGCATTATCTGAGTTGAACGTATGCATAATGAGAGCATGTATATCTGAAAAATCTTTAGCAGCCCTGAAATTTGGAATATGAAGTTCATTGAAGAATATATTTTAGGTGCATCGCAGggtacaaaaagaaaataaacttaagttacataaaaaaaaaatcatgggaCTACTCCAGAAAAAGCGGGGAACCCCCACCAAATCAGCATCATTACAAGGTTTGGTAATAAATGTTTTGGATTTTAAATTTTCAGACATACATAACACCAAAGTTACAAAGACACCTTTAAAATGCATGACAAATAGACTCCTTTTTCCATATATATTGTCAGTCCAAAATCACATGTTGCATTCGGATAACATATATACAGAGACTAAACACTATACCAAACAAATTAATCGATATGCTAATTCCAATATAACAAATAAGCCTTTCTCGAAAGAGATACACAAGAGTAACTCTAACCAGCACAAATATTCTTCAACAGAGTTTTCTGCTCTCAAAGGGATTCAAATATATGCAGACATATAACAGAGCAGGCCATACATGAAGCCAAAACTCAACTTCAGAAGTAATGTTCTAAATGGCACCAGCAGGGTTATGACATGGAACCTGTAAAGCTAAGTTCCAGTAGAAAAGGGACAGCTAAGCTCTAAAAGTCTGACAAAAAGGAACGTACAAAGAAGCAAGAGAAAATTTATATACGTAAACCCGGTTCTGAAGTTCTGATTGAAGGATCAAAGATAGATTGCAGTTTTCTTgtctatttatttaaataataaacagAAACTAACTTTGTTAAAAGAAGTTCTATTACCCTCATCCAAAATGTTTAGATACTGGATgtattttaccaaaaataacAAATCAGTTTCGATCGTAATAAGTAATAACTAACAATAGACACACTCAAACTATCACTCCGCCTCATGACCCTCCTATATGAAAGGATGAAGAAACTATGTATTGGACCAAGAGGCTTACACATGCAAGAATTAGTAAGTTGGAAAATGACGAGAGCAACTGTCATTTCATAAATCAACATTAGAATGAAAATACAAAATGACACATAAGCGTTGACATAGTAGAAGCCATAAAGAGATACAAACTGTTCACAGGCACAAGGGCTCTAATGTAGCACAATAGCTTAAAACATTCAAAAACAAAGCATACATATGTCAGAAAACACAGGAGCTGTAGCCAGGTTACAaggcaaaaaaatattaacaaaaccTTGCTGCCTGCCAAATTGTGCCAATCACCAAAACAGACATTAGAGGTAGATCACAGAAGTTACATAAAACTATGTGACGGGGAACCATGAGACTGTAAGCGTATCTGATGAAAAACTAAGTTTTCCCAATCTACCAAATCCTACAGACCACCAACAAACTTGAACTGAACTACAAGTAGTTTGTAAGTACCACTTCCAGGAATTTCTAACAGAACAAGCATATCAACAGCAGAAATATATAAGctcaataaatattaaaaacacaTACAATAAGAATGTTCACATACAATATTTTGTATGTGAACAACTCGTTATAGGCAATAGAAATCAACAATGTAAAATACAAGTAGATAAACTTAACGGGCTCACTAACTCGCTATTTTCCAACTGTATATCGCAACATATAATATCCTTATCAAAACTTACTGGCAAGCCTAGACAATGTCGCAtgcacaaaaacaaaactattttcCAGCAAGTGTGAATTCACAGCTGACCAAATCAATTGTGACTTTTAGAGTAATGACTTTAAATACCCATAAATATGACATAGCAAGTTTGCCAACTAAATCCAATGCAGTCAAATACACACAAGGAACCAAATTTGGCAGACTGTTTCAAGGACCAAGTTTGCTAGGATATTCATGCCCAGATTTTGAGAGTAACTTCAGTTAACAAAATGGAAATGATAGTGTCGGTCAGatgggaattaaaaaaaataggatcACGGCCCGAATGCTAAAGCTAAGTTAGAATGTTGTCagataaaaatcaaaccaaccaacacccactacaCAACTGAGCTTCACAAGTTGACGTGACAGACAAAGATTAATCATTACCGCAAAATGATCATACcacacagttttttttttctaatttttcggTGCCTATTGCCTCATCACATCGCGCCCTAAAAGCATATAACCTCAATGCCTTTAAtatcataataaattcaaaacagATGAACAAAGCAGAAACAACGAAAATCAGCAGTATATTCAACCAAACCTGTTACTGCCACTGCCACAAGCAATGCACTGAACCCGGCCTTGTTTTCCATCCTCCAACAAACTCTTCTTCAACAAAGGATTATCATTTATCAACCTAACAAAGTGAagaaattttttcttcaaagaatCCTGATCAACCTGCACATGCCTAGCATTATTACCACTACCAACCCCATCAACCCTTAATTGCTTAGAAGGTCTCAAATCACTGGGACCCGCCGGAAACTCACCACCAACAGGAACCCTATTAGCAAACCCATTAGCATTACGCAAAAGCTGTTCCCTTTGTCTTGCAAATTCATCTCTACAATCCTCCCCGTATTTTCTCTTCGCAGAGGCGGCTTCCATTGGATTCTGGTAATCGGGTCGGGGAGGATACGCGAAGCGGTCAATCGGGCGAGGTGGGGGAGCGAAATCTTGATAATCAGGAGGTAGAGCGAAGTAGGATCGGACGCTACCGTCCGCGAGGATGATGGTTCGTCGTTCTAGCATGTGGAAGC is from Medicago truncatula cultivar Jemalong A17 chromosome 1, MtrunA17r5.0-ANR, whole genome shotgun sequence and encodes:
- the LOC25485210 gene encoding uncharacterized protein isoform X2, whose product is MAGGNHRKTRWESNSSSSTALPTTTNTKSPSDSKSKPNTNNSNPKPNLNPKPNPNPSPKLPNDHPALIPFQFPEPGPPPPPAYGFHMLERRTIILADGSVRSYFALPPDYQDFAPPPRPIDRFAYPPRPDYQNPMEAASAKRKYGEDCRDEFARQREQLLRNANGFANRVPVGGEFPAGPSDLRPSKQLRVDGVGSGNNARHVQVDQDSLKKKFLHFVRLINDNPLLKKSLLEDGKQGRVQCIACGSGSNRAAKDFSDIHALIMHTFNSDNADLRADHLGLHKALCVLMGWNHSKPPDNSKAYRYLSADEAEANQDDLIMWPPLVIIHNTHTGKGRDGRMEGLGNKWMDNKLRGFGYSHLLAGLSTRRSAAHQSLLNIYFSSMREKLDGMYGCVAQSSVHYVEKFSTNCSDSENCIDV
- the LOC25485210 gene encoding uncharacterized protein isoform X1; amino-acid sequence: MAGGNHRKTRWESNSSSSTALPTTTNTKSPSDSKSKPNTNNSNPKPNLNPKPNPNPSPKLPNDHPALIPFQFPEPGPPPPPAYGFHMLERRTIILADGSVRSYFALPPDYQDFAPPPRPIDRFAYPPRPDYQNPMEAASAKRKYGEDCRDEFARQREQLLRNANGFANRVPVGGEFPAGPSDLRPSKQLRVDGVGSGNNARHVQVDQDSLKKKFLHFVRLINDNPLLKKSLLEDGKQGRVQCIACGSGSNRAAKDFSDIHALIMHTFNSDNADLRADHLGLHKALCVLMGWNHSKPPDNSKAYRYLSADEAEANQDDLIMWPPLVIIHNTHTGKGRDGRMEGLGNKWMDNKLRELGFGGGKSKALYGKEGHLGMILIKFAGDKSGLEEAMRLGEHFKKENHGRKDWVRVQAQTLGKDNENNPNLVKFDERNGEKRRVLYGYVGTAFDLDKLDFDTRKKVVIESRREYKPSM